GTTACCCAGGCGCATACGATCCATAACACGCTCGCCCAGTAACTTCGTCATTTCCTCCACATTGCTGTTCGTCAGCATACCGGTCGGGCGTTTGGAAGAAGAGCGGCGATCGACGATCTGATTGATGATCACTTTTTCGTATTTAGATTCGGTCTGCACGCCGATCTCGTCGATCACCAGCAGATCCACGTTGCTCAGATCGTTAAGCAGTTGTTCTTCGCTGGTACCGCTATTTCTGAAGGTATCTTTCATCGCCGACATAATATCGGCCACGGTGATGATCAATACGGACTTTCCACGTAGCAGCAGTTCGTTGCAGATTGCCGCCGCCAGATGGTTTTTGCCAGTTCCAGGCTTGCCAGAAAAGATAAAGCTGGCGATGTTGCCGTCGAACTCTTCGACATACTGGCGCGCTTTGCTCAACGCATTCATCTGCCCTTCGCACTCAACACGATAGTTCTCAAAGGAGCAGTTTTGATGCAGTGGACGAATGCCAGAGCGGTTAAAGGTACGCTGCATTTTCATCGCCCGATTCTCGCGCTCAAGAGCGGCGGCGCGGAGCGCCCCTTGTTCTTTCTGCCATGCCAGAAGTTCTTCACCCGTTTTGAAGGCGGGTTTGATATGGGCTGGCATCATTTTTTGCAGACGTTGCATCAGGTCGCCAACGTTTTTCATCGTTACCCTCTGAATCCCGGTGGAATTTGGTTGTCAGGTTCACTGACTGTGTTCACATCTCGTTTCGTTAATCCGCCATTGCTGGCACGACCTATTTGCAGGCTGCGCGCCAGTTTTTGTTGCCACTGCACATGATGGAAGACTTTGCCTTCCGCCTGCCAATAAGAAATAAATGACGCCAGTTCTTCGGCGGTCACCGGCTCTTTTAGCGCTACGCCCCATAATGCCGCCTGACGGATAAAGTCGGTATCGGGTTGCCAGTCTGGGTACATGGCGAATTTACCCATGGGTACGGCAACGGGGGCGGCTTGCGGTTCCTGATAGAGTTG
The DNA window shown above is from Escherichia sp. E4742 and carries:
- the dnaC gene encoding DNA replication protein DnaC — encoded protein: MKNVGDLMQRLQKMMPAHIKPAFKTGEELLAWQKEQGALRAAALERENRAMKMQRTFNRSGIRPLHQNCSFENYRVECEGQMNALSKARQYVEEFDGNIASFIFSGKPGTGKNHLAAAICNELLLRGKSVLIITVADIMSAMKDTFRNSGTSEEQLLNDLSNVDLLVIDEIGVQTESKYEKVIINQIVDRRSSSKRPTGMLTNSNVEEMTKLLGERVMDRMRLGNSLWVIFNWDSYRSRVTGKEY
- the dnaT gene encoding primosomal protein DnaT yields the protein MSSRVLTPDVVGIDALVHDHQTVLAKAEGGMVAVFANNAPAFYAVTPARLTELLALEEKLTRPGSDVALDDQLYQEPQAAPVAVPMGKFAMYPDWQPDTDFIRQAALWGVALKEPVTAEELASFISYWQAEGKVFHHVQWQQKLARSLQIGRASNGGLTKRDVNTVSEPDNQIPPGFRG